The nucleotide window GAATACAGGCTTCCGAgatgcgcctgctgctgcatggcgCGTCTAAACGCCAAGGCAAGGAaggcgtacacgcacaccgccTCGAACAACACCTCGGCCACCTCGCGCCAGTACCGCGCCGTCTTCCACGGCTGCGAGAGAAAGGAGTCATTGCCGAAACCgccctcggcgccgctgctgtgagTCGCCTCCGATTCGTCGATGCTGCTGGCCTCACCGTGGCCACTGCCAGGCCGCAGGAACGGATCCTCGACCGAGGTGTTCGTGCGATGATTGCCACGGACGCCGGCGGCTCTCCCCTCACCGAACAagggcgtgcgcgtgcgcgagtaCACTGTCGGCACCAGCATTGCGAGGTCGCTCACCGTACCCAGGACGTACCAAATCAGCCACGGAATGAAGGCGGTGAGAGGGGCGATGCGGTGATcgagcgcggccgccgttgtCGCCGCGATGACGACGCAAAGAAGAAGGCGTGCACTGGGGAGCAGCAGGATGTACATGCCACGGCGCACACTCGTCGTCATCACCGTGAGGCTggccagcagcaacaccggcAGGAAGCACCAGACAGGGATGAGCACGACACCCCACGAGGGCCACTCGCGTGGAGCGTCAATTTTGTAGCAGCTGATGAGCAGCGAGGTaaacagcgccgccgtcatgaagccgaggaggagacatCCTGCGGCAACGTTGCcgacggcgagcagcaggcTGCCTAGCATTCCACCGCCGTAGTCGCCGAGCTGCTTCAGGCCTTCACGACCGACGGTGTCGTACAGCTGACGCTGTCGCAGATCGCTGAGGACgcggtgcgcctcctcgatcCGCTGGAACTGCTCGACAGTTGCACCTGCATTGCGGTCTGGGTGGTAGCGcagggcgaggcggcggtacTGCTGCGAAATCTCAGCCGTGGTGCACTGCGCATCGAGCTCCAGCACCTGGTACAGCTCACCACTGCATTGACGCGGAAGCATCGTTCATGGACGTAAAGGGAAGGCAAAGGGCCACGCGCCCCACACGCGGGCGCGAAATCGAAGACGAAGACGGCGCGTCGAGGCGACACAAGGTaacgggggagagggagagggagaggggggggaggggacaCGGCGGgaggtgtgtctgtgtgtgggccTCACGTGCAGGTAACAAGGTTGTGCGCtgcggaggagacggcgtAGAGGATGTGCACGCGTTTGCCGACGAGGTCCAATCTAGTACCAGTGAGGGAGAAGCAGGAGACAAAATACGAATGGGGCGCgtgggcagcgcagccgttGGCGGTTGGTTCCAACGATCCACAGCCCACGAAGACAAAGGGGCCGGCCcgcgagcgagagagtgtGTGGGTGTTTGGCATCAACAGAGGCGGCTGTACtacacatgcgcgcgcttgatgggagaggggcggggaaggatcccctcttcctcccagAGGAAAGGAGTGGAGATCCTGCCTGCTCATTCACGCAgatgcccccctcccccccccccccacccacacacacatctacGGGACGGCAGCACCAAGAAAgatgcaccgctgctccTTGCCGCGTCTGTTCATGCGAGGGCTTTCCAGCCGTTGGCGTTCGTCTCTGTATGTGAACGGTAATGAGGACTATGAAGGGAGCATCTAAAGAGGAGAACACCCTCTAAAACACACGAATACGGCgacttgctgctgctgctgcggcggcggcggcggtggcaacgcacgcgcgcacgtcgaTGCCCCTGTGCTAGAAGGATTGCTTCTCTACGGTATGCCTGCAAGTACTTCACGTGCCGCACacagaaggggagggggcggagtGAGCGGGCGAGCGTCtccgagcgagagagcggcgacATACTCGCACGCGGGGTGTGCCGCCAGTCCTTCACGCACTGTACCCT belongs to Leishmania donovani BPK282A1 complete genome, chromosome 4 and includes:
- a CDS encoding heat shock protein, putative, yielding MLPRQCSGELYQVLELDAQCTTAEISQQYRRLALRYHPDRNAGATVEQFQRIEEAHRVLSDLRQRQLYDTVGREGLKQLGDYGGGMLGSLLLAVGNVAAGCLLLGFMTAALFTSLLISCYKIDAPREWPSWGVVLIPVWCFLPVLLLASLTVMTTSVRRGMYILLLPSARLLLCVVIAATTAAALDHRIAPLTAFIPWLIWYVLGTVSDLAMLVPTVYSRTRTPLFGEGRAAGVRGNHRTNTSVEDPFLRPGSGHGEASSIDESEATHSSGAEGGFGNDSFLSQPWKTARYWREVAEVLFEAVCVYAFLALAFRRAMQQQAHLGSLYSLPQSRGAAGDRTGAAPPVLSFWVILAPLMTYFGVHVLISMLEGSFVESTVATTPPSPEETPVARSTSTNAAAPSSSQQQCAHPCHVSCRERVANVIVRAFPSACGLYMTCMWALKEEYEYNKRTGGPDPSAFLAFLPILVVLGALAFLVCCGGCVVMCIGGALFPAENAAADSAAAGVSGASHGSAGRNGRESDYRSTVSRASPTSTASGNRSHTRSRPSQHAGGTGAATMPSWRGGSATDVAIEQVD